The Gemella haemolysans ATCC 10379 nucleotide sequence CCTGTCATAAGATTTTTATCATTATCATTTTCTCCAGCTAGTTGGAATGCAATTAAATGCGATCTATCGTAAACATGAGTTCCTCTGTTACTTTGCCATCCACTTGGACGAACGTGTGCGATTTCTTCACGTTTTTCTGAAGGCATTAAGTCAACACCGATGATACCATTTGCTTGTCCGACACGCCCAAGCTTATCTAATGGACTATAGTTTTCAAATGAAGTCGTAGATAAGTCTTCTTTAGAGAAGTATGGATTATTATTATTTAATACTTTATACTTATTATCATCAGTTGCTTCACTTTCTTTGGGTGCTGTAAGAGAGTTTATCACATCATCAGGAATTTTTGATACACTTGTGAATGTTGTGGTAGTATTTGAATTTTTGTTTGATGATTTATTCATGTAATAAGTAATAGCAAATGATGCTAAAATTACTATTGCAATTGATATAATTGAAAATAGTGATAATTGTTGTTTTTTTCTTTTTGCCATAGGGCCTCCTTATTTTTTTAAATAATTCAAACGACTAAGAGGAAGAGTAGAGCTCTTCCCCTATAAAAAATTTATTTTTTGAAGTAATTAATTCCCATTGCATCTTTTACTTCATCTAAAGTAGCAGATGCAACTTTCTCAGCTTTTTCACTTCCGGCTTTAAGCATTCTGTATACTTCAGCTTTATCTTTTGCAAATTCTTCACGACGCTCTCTTATAGGGCGTAAGTAGTCTTGCATTACATCATTTAAACGACGTTTTAGTTTCATGTCACCAAGTCCACCACGTGAGTAGTGTTCTTTAAGTTCTGCAACTTCATCAACTCGAGTATCGAAAATGTCTAAGTATTTAAATACTACATTTCCTTCAACTTGGCCTGGATCTTCAATTTTAATATGATTTGGATCAGTGTACATTTTCATGATTTTAGCTTTAATGTTTTCTTCGCTATCGCCTAAGTAAATACCGTTATTTAAACTTTTACTCATCTTTCCTTGTCCATCAATACCAACAAGACGAGCATGATTTTTTGGTGGAAGTACAATCTCAGGCAATACTAGAACTTCTTTATTGTATGTTCTATTAAAATCACGAACGATTTCACGTGTTTGTTCAAGCATTGGTTTTTGATCTTCACCAACAGGAACGTGCGTTGCTTTAAAGGCAGTAATATCCGCAGCTTGGCTTACAGGATAAGTAAAGAATCCTGCAGGAATACTTTCACCGAATTTTTTGTCATTAATTTCCTGTTTTACAGTTGGGTTACGGTGTAGTCTAGAAACTGATACCAAATTCATGTAGTACATGTATAGTTCTGCAAGTTGTGGAATTTGTGATTGAATAAAAATAGTAGTTTTTTTAGGATCGATTCCAACGGCAAGATAATCAAGTGCAACTTCTGTAATATTTTCGATAACTTTTCCAGGGTTATCAGCATTATCAGTAAGAGCTTGTTGATCGGCAATCATAATAAATACTTCAGTATCATCTTCATTTTGTAAAGCTATACGGTTTTTTAAAGAACCAACATAGTGTCCTAAGTGAAGTTTACCAGTTGGTCTATCTCCAGTTAAAATAATTTTTGTCATAAAAGGGTAACTCCTTTAAAATAATTTTAATAATTCCTTATAATTATACCATAATCTGGCTGAAGTTTGTTTGAAATAACATAAAAAATATTAATTCGGATAAAAATTTAGTGTTTTAATTAGTAAAAAATGGTATAATAAGGAGTAAAGAAATAGTTAATTATTAAGGAGATTAATATGATATATATAGAATCAAAAAGTAATGATCCACGCTACAATACTGCATTAGAGCTTTATGCTTTTAATGAGCTAGCAGAAAAAGATGATGTGTTTATGCTATGGATAAACTCACCATGTATCGTTGTTGGAAAAAACCAAAACACAACAGAAGAGGTAAACCAAAAATTCTGTGATGATAAAGATATCAAAATCGTTCGTCGTGTAAGTGGAGGTGGTGCAGTTTACCACGATTTAAACAACTTAAACTACACAATTATCTCAAATGGTAGAAGTGGTGAAGAATTTGACTTTAAATCATTCTCACAACCAGTACTTGATGCATTAGACTCATTAGGAGTTAAAGCGGAATTTACAGGACGTAATGACCTTGAAATTGATGGGCAAAAATTCTGCGGTAATGCTCAATACGTACGTAATGGACGTATTATGCACCATGGTTGCTTAATGTTTGATGTTGATACATCAGTTTTAGCAGATGCATTAAAAGTATCTAAAGATAAAATTGAAT carries:
- a CDS encoding DNA/RNA non-specific endonuclease, whose protein sequence is MAKRKKQQLSLFSIISIAIVILASFAITYYMNKSSNKNSNTTTTFTSVSKIPDDVINSLTAPKESEATDDNKYKVLNNNNPYFSKEDLSTTSFENYSPLDKLGRVGQANGIIGVDLMPSEKREEIAHVRPSGWQSNRGTHVYDRSHLIAFQLAGENDNDKNLMTGTRFMNLNMIPFENEVADYVKKTKKHVRYRVTPIFKGDDLVAQGVIMEAMSVEDNGKSVKYNVFLPNFQKGVTIDYKTGKYTVK
- a CDS encoding lipoate--protein ligase, with amino-acid sequence MIYIESKSNDPRYNTALELYAFNELAEKDDVFMLWINSPCIVVGKNQNTTEEVNQKFCDDKDIKIVRRVSGGGAVYHDLNNLNYTIISNGRSGEEFDFKSFSQPVLDALDSLGVKAEFTGRNDLEIDGQKFCGNAQYVRNGRIMHHGCLMFDVDTSVLADALKVSKDKIESKGIKSVRSRVTNIKDHLPNQDMTVQDFVAALKKYMSEKYEMTDFVATKEDEAAILAIQEEKNNSWDWVYGKNPDFNIKRNRRLKTGKIEANIMVEQGVITNIKFYGDFFGVMDVEDIAKKLVGVKYQKEDIQKVLEQIDINSYFLGATLEEVVDILVD
- the trpS gene encoding tryptophan--tRNA ligase, yielding MTKIILTGDRPTGKLHLGHYVGSLKNRIALQNEDDTEVFIMIADQQALTDNADNPGKVIENITEVALDYLAVGIDPKKTTIFIQSQIPQLAELYMYYMNLVSVSRLHRNPTVKQEINDKKFGESIPAGFFTYPVSQAADITAFKATHVPVGEDQKPMLEQTREIVRDFNRTYNKEVLVLPEIVLPPKNHARLVGIDGQGKMSKSLNNGIYLGDSEENIKAKIMKMYTDPNHIKIEDPGQVEGNVVFKYLDIFDTRVDEVAELKEHYSRGGLGDMKLKRRLNDVMQDYLRPIRERREEFAKDKAEVYRMLKAGSEKAEKVASATLDEVKDAMGINYFKK